One Bacillus amyloliquefaciens DSM 7 = ATCC 23350 DNA window includes the following coding sequences:
- a CDS encoding putative hydro-lyase — translation MTPEEVRQLIRKGQMTGPTAGWAASYAQANLVVLQKDLAFDFLLFCQRNQKPCPVLDVTDTGSPVPAVAAPGADIRTDFPKYRIYRHGVLTEEVTDITRYWKDDFVGFLIGCSFSFEQALINQQIPIRHIDEGVNVPMYITNIDCVPAGRFSGKMVVSMRPIPERLAVRAAQVTSRFPAVHGAPVSIGNPKSIGISDLNQPDFGDAVTVREGEVPVFWACGVTPQAVIMEAKPEIVMTHSPGHMLITDIRNESLAVL, via the coding sequence ATGACTCCCGAAGAAGTCAGACAGCTTATCAGGAAGGGGCAGATGACCGGGCCGACGGCAGGATGGGCCGCTTCTTATGCACAAGCCAATCTCGTCGTTTTGCAAAAGGATCTTGCCTTTGATTTTCTCTTATTCTGCCAGCGCAATCAAAAGCCGTGTCCGGTGCTTGACGTGACGGATACGGGCTCACCCGTACCGGCTGTTGCGGCGCCGGGAGCTGATATCCGGACGGACTTTCCGAAGTACAGGATTTATCGGCATGGCGTGCTTACTGAAGAGGTAACGGATATCACCCGGTATTGGAAGGATGATTTTGTCGGGTTTTTGATCGGCTGCAGCTTTTCATTCGAGCAAGCCCTTATCAATCAGCAAATTCCCATCAGGCACATCGATGAGGGAGTGAATGTTCCCATGTATATAACAAACATTGACTGTGTTCCGGCCGGGCGGTTTTCAGGAAAGATGGTCGTCAGCATGAGGCCGATTCCGGAAAGGCTTGCAGTCCGCGCGGCGCAGGTCACGTCACGTTTTCCCGCCGTACACGGCGCCCCCGTCAGCATCGGAAATCCGAAAAGCATCGGCATCAGCGATTTGAATCAGCCGGACTTCGGCGATGCCGTGACGGTGCGGGAAGGCGAAGTTCCCGTATTCTGGGCGTGCGGCGTTACACCGCAGGCGGTGATCATGGAAGCAAAGCCTGAGATCGTGATGACGCATTCACCGGGGCACATGCTGATCACCGATATCCGGAATGAATCGCTTGCTGTTCTGTAA
- the pxpB gene encoding 5-oxoprolinase subunit PxpB produces MMQYSGNTALDIQPHGDSAVIIRFGGQISEEVNSRVHAAAACIEERPFPGFVECIPAFTSLTIFYDVYAVSNIKKGVSPFALAKKEVIERLSHLKTDRQKERRVMEIPVCYGGDFGPDLEEVAKMNDLTPEDVIRIHTEGEYLVYMLGFAPGFPFLGGMSERIRAPRKSSPRPSIPAGSVGIAGMQTGVYPISTPGGWQLIGSTPLRLFRPEEHPPSLLRAGDTVKFVRITAEEYSRIKEGAE; encoded by the coding sequence ATGATGCAGTATAGCGGCAATACAGCGCTTGATATACAGCCGCACGGTGATTCCGCCGTTATCATCCGCTTTGGCGGGCAAATCAGCGAAGAGGTTAACAGCCGGGTTCATGCGGCGGCGGCCTGTATTGAAGAACGGCCGTTTCCGGGCTTCGTTGAATGTATCCCGGCATTTACGAGCTTAACGATCTTTTATGATGTGTATGCCGTCTCAAATATAAAAAAAGGCGTCTCTCCTTTTGCATTGGCCAAGAAAGAAGTGATAGAACGCCTCAGCCATTTAAAGACCGACAGGCAAAAAGAGCGCCGGGTAATGGAAATCCCCGTTTGCTACGGCGGTGATTTCGGTCCTGATTTAGAAGAGGTCGCTAAGATGAACGATCTGACGCCGGAAGACGTCATCCGCATTCATACCGAAGGCGAATATCTCGTCTATATGCTCGGATTCGCGCCGGGATTTCCGTTTTTAGGAGGAATGTCTGAGCGGATCAGAGCGCCGAGAAAGTCGTCGCCAAGGCCGTCAATCCCGGCCGGTTCAGTAGGAATCGCCGGAATGCAGACCGGTGTGTATCCGATATCCACTCCCGGCGGCTGGCAGCTGATCGGCAGCACCCCGCTTCGGCTTTTCAGGCCGGAAGAACATCCGCCAAGCCTGTTGAGAGCGGGCGATACGGTGAAATTCGTCCGAATCACAGCAGAAGAATACAGCCGCATCAAGGAGGGAGCCGAATGA
- a CDS encoding biotin-dependent carboxyltransferase family protein, which yields MKVVKPGLLTTIQDTGRTGYQKYGVLGSGAMDTISLRIANLLAGNKETEAGLEITLMGPGPSFELSEPAVIAVTGADFAFHINGEPAPLWKPVLVKENSVVSFGPCKMGSRAYLAVAGGFDVPAVMESKSTYVRAGIGGFYGRALQKDDELPLGSMTQCSEIIAHRLSDSLGQHGFSAPDWSVSSRGFLPLKKNPVIRMLEGAQFHAFTEEAKSRFYKEPFTVTPQSDRMGYRLKGAPLELQEPLEMVSEAVTFGTVQVPPDGNPIILLADRQTTGGYPRMAHIISADLPLAAQTMPGEHITFSAVSLEEAEMLLLEREQQIKELKARLKMEWLI from the coding sequence ATGAAAGTGGTGAAGCCCGGTCTTCTGACGACGATTCAGGATACGGGGCGAACGGGGTACCAGAAATACGGTGTACTGGGAAGCGGCGCAATGGATACGATCTCTCTGCGCATTGCCAATCTTCTTGCCGGAAATAAAGAAACAGAAGCAGGACTGGAAATTACGCTAATGGGGCCCGGTCCTTCCTTTGAGCTTTCAGAACCGGCAGTCATTGCCGTCACGGGGGCTGATTTCGCCTTTCATATTAATGGAGAACCGGCCCCTCTGTGGAAACCGGTTCTTGTAAAGGAAAACAGCGTTGTTTCATTTGGACCGTGCAAGATGGGGAGCCGCGCTTATCTCGCCGTCGCGGGGGGATTTGACGTGCCCGCCGTCATGGAAAGCAAAAGCACGTATGTCAGAGCGGGGATCGGCGGCTTTTACGGAAGAGCCCTGCAAAAGGATGATGAACTTCCGCTCGGCAGTATGACGCAGTGCTCGGAAATCATCGCGCACCGTTTGAGCGATTCTCTCGGGCAGCATGGTTTCTCAGCACCTGATTGGTCTGTCAGCAGCAGAGGTTTTCTGCCGCTGAAAAAAAATCCGGTCATTCGTATGCTTGAAGGGGCGCAATTTCATGCTTTTACAGAAGAAGCAAAATCACGTTTTTACAAGGAGCCGTTTACGGTCACGCCGCAGTCCGACCGAATGGGCTACCGGCTGAAGGGCGCTCCGCTTGAATTACAGGAGCCGCTTGAAATGGTATCTGAGGCCGTGACATTCGGGACGGTGCAGGTGCCGCCGGACGGCAATCCGATTATTCTGCTGGCTGACAGGCAGACGACGGGAGGCTACCCGCGAATGGCGCATATTATATCCGCCGATCTTCCTCTTGCCGCCCAAACGATGCCGGGCGAACATATCACGTTCTCGGCCGTTTCGCTGGAGGAAGCGGAAATGCTGCTTTTGGAGAGGGAACAGCAGATAAAGGAGCTGAAAGCCAGGCTCAAAATGGAATGGCTGATCTGA
- a CDS encoding IclR family transcriptional regulator: MENKNKTVIKSMELLHLFLTEPSLSLNELVSRSEMPKTSVHRMASSLEEMGFLTRAADGRYQLGLIFLQFGQLVSERLDIRKIAKPIMEELCGEVDEAVQLIMRDGDEAIYVEKIEGTQTVRLFTAIGRRSPLYAGACARSILSFLPREEIDTYLQKTEFAAIASGTMTNPAELLQSIETSLQSGYTISYSELEDYTAAIGAPIFNHEGKVAAGISIAGFEARFSEDRLPYLTEKVKAAAQHISEKLGY; encoded by the coding sequence ATGGAAAACAAAAACAAAACCGTCATCAAATCAATGGAGCTGCTTCATTTGTTTCTGACTGAACCAAGCCTGAGCCTAAATGAGCTTGTTTCTCGATCGGAGATGCCGAAGACCTCGGTTCACCGGATGGCAAGTTCACTGGAGGAAATGGGATTTCTCACCCGGGCAGCGGACGGCCGTTATCAGCTGGGTCTGATCTTTTTGCAATTCGGCCAGCTTGTCTCTGAGCGTCTGGACATCAGGAAAATAGCCAAGCCGATAATGGAAGAGCTGTGCGGTGAAGTGGATGAAGCCGTTCAGCTGATTATGAGGGACGGCGATGAAGCCATTTACGTTGAAAAAATTGAAGGCACCCAAACCGTCCGGCTGTTTACCGCAATCGGCCGCCGCTCGCCGCTGTACGCGGGGGCGTGCGCCAGAAGCATTTTATCGTTTCTGCCGAGAGAGGAGATTGACACATACCTTCAGAAGACAGAGTTTGCCGCAATTGCCTCAGGCACGATGACGAATCCGGCTGAACTGCTTCAATCTATTGAAACGTCATTACAATCAGGGTATACGATCAGCTATTCGGAATTAGAGGATTACACGGCGGCGATTGGGGCGCCTATTTTCAACCACGAAGGAAAGGTGGCGGCGGGAATCAGCATCGCCGGCTTTGAAGCCAGGTTTTCAGAGGATCGGCTGCCGTATTTAACGGAAAAGGTCAAAGCCGCGGCACAGCATATTTCTGAGAAATTGGGGTATTGA
- a CDS encoding GDSL-type esterase/lipase family protein, with protein sequence MGLVYTALGDSLTTGRGSGPFSPGFVQRFGCMMAEDLQTRTEVSIFAKSGLETGEILGLMSLPYIQRRIQAADMITITGCGNDLIDSVRAYQQTKDASVFAGVSRHCHENFEKMIAKIAALKETHPSPYEIRVFNLYNPFPGISIAEKWISSYNAHLSTLASAPHVKIADVHSAFKGKLNEYLSHDRVHPNSRGYEVMACVLRGLGYGSLARS encoded by the coding sequence ATGGGACTTGTTTATACGGCGCTAGGGGATTCTTTGACGACGGGAAGGGGATCCGGGCCGTTTTCCCCCGGCTTTGTTCAGCGGTTCGGGTGTATGATGGCAGAAGATTTACAGACAAGGACCGAGGTATCCATCTTTGCCAAGTCAGGCCTTGAGACGGGAGAAATTCTCGGGCTTATGTCCTTGCCGTACATTCAGAGGCGGATTCAGGCTGCTGATATGATTACGATTACGGGCTGCGGCAACGATTTGATCGATTCGGTTCGGGCGTATCAGCAAACGAAAGACGCTTCGGTGTTCGCCGGCGTGTCCCGTCACTGCCATGAGAACTTTGAAAAGATGATTGCCAAGATCGCTGCCTTAAAAGAAACGCACCCCTCTCCTTATGAGATCCGCGTTTTCAATTTATACAATCCTTTTCCGGGCATCTCCATTGCGGAAAAATGGATATCTTCTTATAATGCGCACCTCAGCACACTCGCATCAGCGCCGCACGTCAAAATTGCCGATGTCCACAGCGCTTTCAAAGGAAAGCTGAACGAATATCTCTCTCATGACCGCGTACATCCCAACAGCAGAGGATATGAAGTCATGGCATGCGTCCTGCGGGGGCTCGGATACGGAAGCCTCGCCCGCTCATAA
- a CDS encoding YczI family protein, which translates to MLIIILAAAAFTYAEHTSVIQPVMLVFLGAVMFIQGLEEKRKENDGSGRFNIYTAVFVWSISLIGFTLHAI; encoded by the coding sequence ATGCTGATTATTATACTTGCGGCCGCCGCATTTACGTATGCGGAACATACCTCTGTCATACAGCCGGTTATGCTCGTGTTTCTCGGTGCGGTCATGTTCATTCAGGGACTGGAAGAAAAGCGGAAGGAAAACGACGGTTCGGGGAGATTCAATATCTATACCGCTGTTTTTGTATGGTCGATCTCCTTAATCGGTTTTACGCTTCACGCGATCTGA
- a CDS encoding antibiotic biosynthesis monooxygenase family protein, producing MIREAAMLHVKEGFEGEFEEAFRRAEPIISGMKGYLSHSLSKCMEKTHKYLLLVEWETLEDHTKGFRGSPEYQEWKALLHRFYSPFPVVEHFEDLSNSDRVKRKTD from the coding sequence ATGATCAGAGAAGCAGCCATGCTGCATGTAAAAGAAGGCTTTGAAGGGGAATTCGAAGAGGCATTCCGCCGGGCGGAGCCGATTATATCGGGCATGAAAGGTTATCTGTCCCATTCCTTGTCCAAATGTATGGAAAAGACGCATAAATATTTGCTGCTTGTGGAATGGGAGACATTGGAGGATCATACAAAAGGCTTTCGCGGATCACCGGAATATCAGGAATGGAAAGCCTTACTTCACCGTTTTTATTCACCATTTCCCGTTGTGGAACATTTTGAGGATCTATCAAACTCAGATCGCGTGAAGCGTAAAACCGATTAA
- a CDS encoding aldo/keto reductase translates to MQRIQLAEDLEFSRVIHGLWRLNEWNYSDGELLNLIEWCISQGITTFDHADIYGSYTCEKLFGGALSLSPSIRERIEIVTKCGIVIESPERPGNKSHHYNTSKSHILASAEQSLLNLNTDYLDVLLIHRQDPLMDPEAVAEAFHALKSSGKVRYFGVSNFKAHQYRMLESYLDEPLITNQIEISAYELEHFHDGTLDFCQEKRIPPMAWSPLAGGSVFTGQSDKDVRIRTALISVQEEIGAASIDEVMYAWLFTHPADIMPIVGSGKQNRISAAVRASAYKLSHDQWFRIYTAVQGYDIP, encoded by the coding sequence ATGCAGCGTATTCAATTGGCTGAAGATCTGGAATTTTCAAGAGTGATACACGGGCTTTGGCGTCTGAACGAATGGAATTATTCGGACGGGGAGCTGCTGAATCTGATTGAATGGTGTATCAGCCAAGGCATCACCACCTTCGACCATGCCGATATATACGGCAGTTATACGTGTGAAAAGCTGTTCGGCGGCGCTTTATCCCTTTCGCCCTCAATAAGGGAGCGAATCGAAATCGTCACAAAATGCGGGATTGTCATTGAGTCGCCGGAACGGCCCGGAAACAAGTCGCATCATTATAATACGTCGAAGTCTCATATCTTAGCGTCGGCGGAGCAGTCGCTCTTGAATCTGAATACGGATTATCTGGATGTGCTGCTCATTCACAGGCAGGACCCGCTTATGGACCCGGAGGCTGTAGCTGAAGCGTTTCATGCGCTGAAAAGCTCAGGCAAGGTCAGATACTTCGGGGTATCGAACTTTAAAGCGCATCAGTACAGAATGCTCGAATCCTATTTGGATGAACCGCTCATCACGAACCAAATTGAAATCTCGGCTTATGAGCTGGAACATTTTCATGACGGCACGCTGGATTTCTGTCAGGAAAAACGCATTCCGCCGATGGCGTGGTCACCGCTTGCGGGCGGGAGCGTCTTTACCGGACAATCGGATAAGGACGTCCGAATCCGTACCGCGCTTATTTCGGTGCAGGAAGAAATCGGCGCCGCCTCCATTGATGAAGTCATGTACGCATGGCTGTTCACCCACCCGGCAGACATCATGCCGATTGTCGGCAGCGGAAAACAGAACCGCATTTCCGCGGCGGTGCGTGCTTCAGCGTACAAGCTCAGCCATGATCAGTGGTTTCGGATCTATACAGCTGTCCAAGGTTATGATATTCCATAA
- a CDS encoding BglG family transcription antiterminator: MYMTAREQKLMKHLLLQNRYETVHELAEALQVSTRTVHRELKTIKPMMKSFGLALDKQPGKGLKAVGKPEDKQKLLSELSYEQQEYSAEERKLLILCSLLESQEPIKLYSLANELQVTNATISYDLDELETWIAPFGLTLIRKRGFGIQLTGPENAKRKIVGNLMVNRLDIQTFLEAVEFNIKGKPDAAEKMFGVVNKAELLKMDRLLIQLKEKIAIALSDSSYMALAVHLTFAMDRIRLGETITMEASELKALQQTKEYGSALEMAKELEKAFGVSIPEAEIGYITIHLRSANRKYKTEFKPENIEVETALQTKQLIGFISEKIKIDLTENGSLYDGLIAHLEPAINRVKESIDMYNPMTEQIKRDYFLLYMAVEEGMEKFFPGLRFPDDEIAFIVLHFGSALEIKREEAKIKALIVCSSGIGSSKMLASRLKKELPEIRSFDMSSLIELKNRDTSAYDMIVSTVPIPYENIDYVMVSPLLNEEDADQVKQYIKRKIPLILDKKRNSKREEKQPETPDMLEAAGRMAHYAAVIQSVLRNFSIKSIDSHMAYELFLNHLFGVLEQEGFVRHAKKTAQLLTEREEQGGLGIPGTAMALYHLKNEEIVTPFFKIYDLTAPCSVKGMDGNSLTVDRALVMMAPADMPAEGSEILSAVSSAIIESEASIKAFQTEDEADLYKRLNRLFYHFIQEKGQR; the protein is encoded by the coding sequence ATGTATATGACAGCGAGAGAACAAAAATTAATGAAACATCTTTTACTGCAGAACCGATACGAGACAGTGCATGAACTGGCAGAAGCTTTACAAGTCAGCACAAGAACCGTTCACCGCGAGTTAAAAACAATCAAACCGATGATGAAATCATTCGGCTTGGCACTTGATAAACAGCCCGGCAAAGGACTGAAAGCGGTGGGAAAACCGGAAGATAAACAGAAGCTCCTGTCAGAGCTGTCCTATGAACAGCAGGAATACAGCGCGGAGGAGCGGAAACTTTTAATCCTATGTTCGCTATTAGAGTCCCAAGAGCCGATCAAGCTCTACAGTCTGGCGAACGAGCTCCAAGTGACAAACGCGACGATCAGTTATGATCTCGATGAGCTGGAGACTTGGATTGCTCCCTTCGGCTTGACGCTGATCCGAAAAAGGGGCTTCGGCATTCAGCTGACGGGACCGGAAAATGCGAAACGGAAAATCGTCGGCAATCTCATGGTCAACCGCCTTGATATTCAAACCTTTTTGGAAGCGGTTGAATTCAATATTAAAGGGAAACCCGACGCTGCTGAAAAGATGTTCGGCGTTGTAAATAAAGCGGAACTTTTGAAAATGGACCGGCTCTTGATTCAGCTCAAGGAAAAAATCGCGATCGCTTTATCTGACAGCTCTTACATGGCGCTGGCGGTTCATTTAACCTTTGCGATGGACCGGATCAGACTCGGAGAAACCATCACGATGGAAGCTTCGGAACTAAAAGCGCTGCAGCAGACGAAGGAATACGGCTCCGCGCTCGAAATGGCAAAAGAGCTTGAAAAAGCGTTCGGTGTTTCGATTCCTGAGGCGGAGATCGGCTATATCACCATTCATTTGCGGAGCGCCAACCGCAAATACAAAACCGAATTCAAACCGGAAAACATTGAAGTTGAAACGGCCTTGCAAACGAAGCAGCTGATCGGCTTCATTTCTGAAAAAATAAAAATTGATCTGACGGAAAACGGCTCTTTATATGACGGTTTAATCGCCCATCTGGAGCCTGCGATCAATCGGGTGAAAGAAAGTATCGACATGTACAACCCGATGACTGAGCAAATTAAACGCGACTACTTCCTGCTGTATATGGCCGTAGAAGAAGGAATGGAAAAATTCTTTCCGGGGCTTCGTTTTCCTGATGATGAGATCGCTTTCATCGTTCTTCACTTCGGCTCCGCTCTGGAAATCAAACGGGAAGAGGCGAAGATCAAAGCGCTGATCGTCTGTTCAAGCGGCATCGGGTCGTCCAAAATGCTCGCGTCCAGACTGAAAAAAGAGCTCCCGGAAATCCGTTCCTTTGATATGTCTTCCCTCATCGAACTGAAGAACCGTGACACCTCGGCGTACGATATGATCGTATCCACCGTGCCGATCCCGTATGAAAACATTGATTACGTCATGGTCAGTCCGCTTTTAAATGAAGAAGACGCCGATCAGGTCAAGCAGTACATCAAAAGAAAGATTCCGCTGATTCTTGACAAAAAAAGAAACAGCAAAAGAGAAGAGAAGCAGCCTGAGACGCCTGATATGCTGGAAGCAGCCGGACGTATGGCGCATTACGCGGCGGTTATCCAAAGCGTGCTGCGGAACTTTTCGATCAAATCCATTGATTCACACATGGCGTATGAGTTGTTTTTGAACCATCTCTTTGGCGTGCTTGAGCAAGAAGGATTTGTCCGTCATGCAAAAAAAACCGCACAGCTCCTCACAGAACGTGAAGAACAGGGAGGGCTCGGGATTCCGGGAACGGCGATGGCGCTTTACCATCTCAAAAATGAAGAAATTGTCACGCCTTTTTTCAAAATTTATGATTTGACAGCTCCATGCAGTGTCAAAGGCATGGACGGAAATTCCCTGACCGTCGACCGCGCTTTGGTGATGATGGCGCCGGCTGATATGCCCGCTGAAGGCTCGGAAATATTAAGTGCGGTCAGTTCGGCCATTATTGAATCCGAAGCCAGTATAAAAGCCTTTCAGACAGAGGATGAAGCCGATTTATACAAACGTTTAAACAGGCTGTTTTATCATTTCATTCAGGAGAAAGGACAGCGCTGA
- a CDS encoding class I adenylate-forming enzyme family protein translates to MKTLQHLILHDISNSEEIEAVKSGAHTLTYAEYRKRINQLAQALLDKGIKKGDRVAMLCKNGHASSIVMFAALEIGAVVVPVSWQLTPYEMKGILAACEPKAVFYGTEFKEIMEEVLPALESSLKLKVVTGTAVETTPEFDALLTGSGDTPDVETVSENDTALLMFTSGTTGNPKRCMVTHGGIYNYVNATLAYTGRMQHVRFLACHPNYHTSAIICQMVGTMSGTTFVMTDNQDPLENLKLIEKEKIQTVMALPVYYTYLLKAWETHQTDISSIVYMMTGGTKVPSSLIQQYQDIGIPLMHGYGSTEAWGISSWNPQMGMDKAASAGKPMEEVDVRVVDPETGEVLPQGSIGEVVVTSPFLFKGYEGNEEATRKVLKDGWFHTGDSGYVDEDGFIFITGRYKDVIIYGGDNIYPDQIEEVIQQVPGILETAVVGIPDPLYGEKPKAFIVTNGREGLTEEEVTRFLQERLAAFKIPEIEFVSELPKNNLGKVKKDVLRKQAVRS, encoded by the coding sequence ATGAAGACATTACAGCATCTGATTCTGCATGACATTTCAAATAGCGAAGAGATCGAAGCTGTAAAAAGCGGTGCGCACACCCTGACCTACGCGGAATATCGAAAACGAATCAATCAGCTTGCACAAGCGCTTCTTGATAAAGGAATAAAAAAAGGCGACAGAGTGGCGATGCTTTGCAAAAACGGCCACGCTTCATCCATCGTTATGTTTGCTGCACTTGAAATCGGCGCGGTGGTTGTGCCGGTCAGCTGGCAATTAACACCGTATGAAATGAAAGGCATTTTGGCAGCCTGTGAGCCGAAAGCTGTTTTTTACGGCACTGAATTTAAAGAGATTATGGAAGAGGTGCTTCCTGCGCTTGAATCTTCCCTTAAACTGAAGGTCGTGACAGGAACTGCTGTAGAGACAACACCTGAGTTTGATGCTTTATTGACAGGCTCCGGCGATACACCGGACGTCGAAACAGTGTCTGAAAACGATACGGCATTGCTGATGTTTACCTCGGGTACGACCGGCAATCCGAAACGCTGCATGGTCACTCACGGCGGCATATACAACTACGTAAATGCGACATTGGCATACACGGGGAGAATGCAGCATGTCCGTTTCTTAGCATGCCACCCGAATTACCATACGAGCGCGATTATTTGCCAGATGGTCGGCACGATGAGCGGAACGACATTCGTTATGACAGACAATCAGGACCCTCTTGAAAACTTGAAGCTCATCGAAAAAGAGAAAATTCAAACCGTGATGGCGCTGCCTGTTTATTACACATACCTGCTGAAAGCATGGGAAACGCATCAGACTGACATATCTTCTATCGTTTATATGATGACGGGAGGCACAAAGGTGCCAAGCAGCCTGATCCAGCAGTATCAGGACATCGGCATTCCGCTCATGCACGGATACGGAAGCACTGAAGCATGGGGCATCAGCTCTTGGAATCCGCAAATGGGAATGGATAAAGCCGCTTCTGCGGGTAAACCGATGGAAGAAGTGGACGTCCGCGTTGTAGATCCGGAAACAGGAGAAGTCCTTCCGCAAGGCTCAATCGGAGAAGTCGTTGTGACAAGTCCGTTTTTATTCAAAGGCTATGAAGGTAACGAAGAAGCGACACGAAAAGTGCTGAAAGACGGCTGGTTCCATACCGGTGATTCCGGATATGTTGATGAAGACGGATTTATCTTTATCACCGGACGTTATAAAGATGTCATCATCTACGGCGGCGATAATATTTATCCTGACCAGATTGAAGAGGTCATTCAGCAAGTGCCGGGAATTCTCGAAACGGCTGTTGTCGGTATCCCTGATCCGCTTTACGGTGAAAAACCGAAAGCGTTTATCGTGACAAACGGCAGAGAAGGCCTGACAGAAGAAGAAGTGACACGATTCCTTCAAGAACGTCTTGCTGCCTTTAAAATTCCGGAAATTGAGTTCGTCAGCGAACTTCCGAAAAACAACCTTGGAAAAGTGAAAAAAGACGTGCTCCGCAAACAAGCGGTCCGTTCATAA
- a CDS encoding D-lyxose/D-mannose family sugar isomerase: MTISKHDVNAYYQKAGIVLTDDEVEDIQIMDYGLGKLQETGLQLFIYVNTDRYCSKELVLFPRQTCPEHRHPPVSGEKGKQETFRCRWGKVYLYVEGEKTEHPSVLPPEEDKEYYTVWHEIVLEPGGQYTIPPDTKHWFQAGEEGAVITEMSSTSTDDHDIFTDPRI; the protein is encoded by the coding sequence ATGACGATATCGAAGCATGATGTGAATGCATACTATCAAAAAGCGGGAATCGTTCTGACCGATGATGAAGTCGAAGACATTCAAATCATGGATTATGGCTTAGGCAAGCTTCAGGAAACAGGGCTTCAGCTGTTTATTTACGTGAATACAGACCGTTACTGTTCGAAAGAATTGGTGCTCTTTCCGCGCCAGACGTGTCCCGAACACCGCCATCCGCCGGTCAGCGGCGAAAAGGGAAAACAAGAGACATTCCGCTGCCGCTGGGGGAAGGTGTATCTCTACGTGGAAGGCGAAAAGACAGAACACCCAAGCGTCCTCCCGCCGGAAGAAGATAAGGAATACTACACTGTCTGGCATGAGATTGTGCTTGAACCGGGCGGACAATACACCATTCCCCCGGATACGAAACATTGGTTTCAAGCGGGAGAAGAAGGGGCGGTCATTACGGAAATGTCATCGACCAGTACGGATGATCACGACATTTTCACCGACCCGCGCATTTAA
- a CDS encoding GNAT family N-acetyltransferase — MFSCQIREHLTIRLLAKEDTDELYSVIKRNQNHLSEWLSWAEELADIDTYRDVIIPEWRYKYAEENGFDAGIFVKGRFCGMISIHNVDAANQKADIGYWLDQEHEGFGIITASCRAVISHAFQDLGLNRIMISAAEKNTKSRAVAERLGFQKEGLTREGIFVQGAYHDAVNYSMLKREWSEDRQKSTFLGLNVSPMWKSNSGDVKKE; from the coding sequence GTGTTTTCCTGTCAAATCCGGGAACATCTGACGATCAGATTGCTTGCCAAAGAAGATACGGACGAATTGTATTCTGTTATAAAACGAAATCAAAACCATCTCAGCGAATGGCTCAGCTGGGCGGAAGAACTGGCTGATATCGATACGTACCGCGATGTGATCATTCCGGAATGGCGTTATAAATACGCCGAAGAGAATGGTTTCGACGCCGGCATTTTTGTGAAGGGCCGGTTTTGCGGCATGATCAGTATCCATAATGTCGATGCAGCCAATCAAAAAGCGGACATCGGCTACTGGCTGGATCAAGAGCATGAAGGGTTCGGCATCATCACCGCGAGCTGCCGGGCAGTCATTTCCCATGCATTTCAGGATCTCGGGCTGAACCGAATCATGATCAGCGCCGCTGAAAAAAACACGAAAAGCAGGGCGGTGGCGGAACGGCTCGGATTTCAAAAAGAAGGACTGACGAGAGAAGGCATTTTCGTACAGGGCGCCTATCATGACGCGGTGAACTACAGCATGCTGAAGCGTGAATGGAGCGAAGATCGGCAGAAGAGCACATTTCTTGGTTTAAATGTCTCCCCGATGTGGAAAAGTAACAGCGGAGACGTTAAAAAGGAGTGA
- a CDS encoding pyridoxamine 5'-phosphate oxidase family protein, giving the protein MNQNEIKQKVLEVLDHHKVGSLATVEQGNPHSRYMTFFHDGLTIYTPTSKDTHKAEEIENNPNVHILLGYDCEGFGDAYVEVAGTAKVNNSADLKEKLWDPKLERWFDGKDDPNLVILEIEPKQIKLMNAGEKTPAELEL; this is encoded by the coding sequence ATGAATCAGAATGAAATCAAACAAAAAGTGCTCGAAGTGCTGGATCATCATAAAGTCGGTTCGCTTGCGACTGTAGAGCAAGGCAATCCGCATTCCCGCTATATGACATTTTTCCATGACGGCTTAACGATTTACACGCCGACAAGCAAAGACACTCATAAAGCGGAAGAAATTGAAAACAATCCGAATGTTCATATTTTGTTGGGGTATGACTGTGAAGGATTCGGTGACGCTTATGTGGAAGTAGCCGGAACCGCAAAGGTCAACAACTCAGCCGATTTAAAAGAAAAGCTGTGGGATCCGAAACTGGAACGCTGGTTCGACGGTAAAGACGATCCGAATCTGGTGATTCTTGAAATTGAACCGAAGCAGATCAAGCTCATGAACGCGGGCGAAAAAACGCCGGCCGAGCTGGAACTTTAA